In Streptomyces nojiriensis, the sequence GAGGGCCCCGTGCGCTGCGCGGCCGTCGTCGGCATGGGACCGATGGGCACCCTGACGGAACGCCGCGCCGTCCAGCTGTACGCCTCCCTGCTCGGCGAAGCGCTCGGGCTCGGCCACGTCGGGACCATGGCCACCGTGCTCATCGGCTCGGGCACGGGCAATCTGGCCGTCAAGCAGGCGGCCCGCGCCCTCGTCCGGGGATTCGCCGACACCCTGGCGCCACTGGGCCCGCCCGCGCCGCCGCCCCGGCTCACCGACGTACTCCTCATGGAGGTCGACCGGCTGCGCGCGGAACAGCTCCACCTCGCACTCACGGACTGCGCCGCGAAGCTCCCGCAGGTACGGATCGTCCCCGGGCTGCGCGAGGAGAGCGGCGGCGAGCTCTTCGGGCCCTCCGCCGCGGTGTACGCACTGTCGGCGCTGACCGGGCTCGCCGGGCCGACGGGCGCGGCCGCCACCGACGGCACTCCGGGCGGCCCCGGCCCGCCGGCCGCGCAGGACGTCCTCGGCACCGTGCTCGCCGGCTTCGACGCCAACATCCAGGGAAAGATCCGCGAGCAGCTGGCGGACCTGGCCTCGGTGGAACGCACCGAACTGTCCCTGAGCGTCCGCAGACCGGCGGAGGGCCAGGACGACGCGGTGCCCGTCAGGATGTCCGTCCAGTCGGGGGTCGGCGGCCTGCGCTGGGCGGCGCTGACCGGGCGGGCCACCGTACCGGAGCGGCTCGTACCGGTGGACATGGACCTGCTCCGCGAACTCGTGGACCGGCTGACGGAACCGAGCGTCAAGGACGCGTGCGAACTGCCCGACCTGCTGTCCCGGTTCGTGGTGCCGCCGGACTTCCAGCGGCTGCTCACCGACGACTCGACGGTGCTGCTGGAACTGGACCGGGACACGGCCTCCGTGCCCTGGGAGTTCCTGGCCGAGATCCAGCAGGCCGGTATGGAGCAGCGCGATCCCCTGGCGATCCGCACCCAGCTGTCCAGGCAACTGCGCACGACCTACTCGCGGGTGATGACCGAGGGCCTGGCGGACGGTCCGCTGCGCGCTCTGGTGATCGGCGACCCGGGAGACCCGGAGAAGGGCTTCCACCTGCCCGGCGCCCGTCAGGAGGCCCTCGCGGTGGCCTCGCGGCTCAAGGAGCTCGGCGCGAAGGTCAGCCTCTTCGTCGGCGCGGCGAACGCGCTGCGCCAGCCGGGCGTCGACCCCGCCCGGCGCCTGGACGTGCTGCGGGTCCTGCTGTGCGGGGGCAACCACATCGTGCACTACTGCGGACACAGCGACTTCGACCTCTCCGGTACGGGACGCCGCTCGGGCTGGGTCTTCGCGGACGGCCTGCTGACCGCCCAGGAGCTCGCCCTGCTCGAACGCCCGCCGCTGATCGTCGTCGCCAACGCCTGCTACACGGCCCGCCTCGGCGCTGCCGCCGCCGGCCCCGGCACCCCGGACGGAGCGCCTGGCCTCGCCGGCCGCAGCCCCTGGGGGAACCCGCAGGCCGCGCTGGTCCCGAGCCTCGCCGACGAGTTCCTGCGCATGGGCGTGGGGCACTACATCGGGGCGGCCTGGCGGATCCCCGACGACCAGGGGATCACCTTCGCCGACCAGTTCTACACGCACCTGTTCACGGGCGGGTCCGGCGAGGCGGCCCCGACGGTGGGCGGCGCCGTCC encodes:
- a CDS encoding CHAT domain-containing protein, which encodes MSTPAAARIADLLEDVPTDSNPPARFPVPAPDRPPRTDGPTLNITVIWGDIARIAADLHVTGHYQSVVPAAAELALDRAISVDPRRTITEHTKLGWIEAQLGEVTYFPCKEGPVRCAAVVGMGPMGTLTERRAVQLYASLLGEALGLGHVGTMATVLIGSGTGNLAVKQAARALVRGFADTLAPLGPPAPPPRLTDVLLMEVDRLRAEQLHLALTDCAAKLPQVRIVPGLREESGGELFGPSAAVYALSALTGLAGPTGAAATDGTPGGPGPPAAQDVLGTVLAGFDANIQGKIREQLADLASVERTELSLSVRRPAEGQDDAVPVRMSVQSGVGGLRWAALTGRATVPERLVPVDMDLLRELVDRLTEPSVKDACELPDLLSRFVVPPDFQRLLTDDSTVLLELDRDTASVPWEFLAEIQQAGMEQRDPLAIRTQLSRQLRTTYSRVMTEGLADGPLRALVIGDPGDPEKGFHLPGARQEALAVASRLKELGAKVSLFVGAANALRQPGVDPARRLDVLRVLLCGGNHIVHYCGHSDFDLSGTGRRSGWVFADGLLTAQELALLERPPLIVVANACYTARLGAAAAGPGTPDGAPGLAGRSPWGNPQAALVPSLADEFLRMGVGHYIGAAWRIPDDQGITFADQFYTHLFTGGSGEAAPTVGGAVRTARRRLYGLRAGGQGEQDGGGPGGRNGPDGSGGPDDSYRPDITASGQRWSSWAAYQHYGDAADPFVRSGGS